The window CAATCAAACTGACAATCAAAAACCAACCATCACACCATTTTGCCCACGAGGGGAAAAAACAGTGGGCCCAGTACCAGAGGCAATTTGCCTGCAATTCCCTAGAAAGGTTCTTGTGGAAAGTTGTGTGTGgccttttctaatttattttctcatttaaagtaTTCCCATTTCAGGTATTAATACTTTTCATACCCCTAGCAAatagagccagatgccagtggctcatgcctttaatcctagatactcactcaggagtctgagatctgaggatcatagttgaaaaccagcctaggcaggaaagtccctgagacctttatctccaattaaccaccaaaaaaccagaagtggcaccagggctccaagtggtagagtgctagccttgagcaaaagaaactcaaggacagtacccagattctgagtttaagacccataaCCAACTTTAAGACTTACTTACTGAGTTAAAGTCTAAGAACTGTAAAACAATCCTTCTCAGTTCAGTAAAGATTATGAGTTTAATTAACCTAatctttcctatttctaatacatgCAAATCAtgatccattttttctttttttttttttttgccagtcctgggccttggactcagggcctgagcactgtccctggcttctttttgctcaaggctagcactctgccaacttgagccacagcgccacttctggcctattctatatatatagtgctaagcaatcgaacccaggacttcatgtatacgaggcaagcactctaccactaggccatattcccagcccagtgtcttTCATCTAAATTGACCCAATGTCTCCTATCATTTTTCTGACCTCATTCCGGGCAGGCTGctttgctctttctctttctgaaacCATTTCAGGAGACAATGATCTCCTGCTCCCACTTAATCCTCACTGGGCAGCTTTGGCTGCCCAAGTCGGGGGATGGAACAGAGAGCCGGTGGGATGAGCTACCATAGGGAAGATGCACGCGGAGCTTAACGTCAGCAGGTGCAGAACAACGGGTCTCCAATGGTAACACGCCCTCTCTTTGCAGCCTGCTGCCAGATGCTGGAGGTTCTGCTGAACTTGCTGATCCTGGCCTGCAGCTCTGTCTCTTACAATTCCACAGGGGGCTACACGGGCATCACCAGCCTGGGGGGCATCTACTACTACCAGTACGGAGGTGCTTACAGTGGTTTCCATGGTGCTGATGGGGAGAAAGCCCAGCAGTTGGATATCCAGTTCTACCAGCTCAAGCTCCCCACGATCACAGCATCAATGGCCTACAGCGGAGCCCTCATGGCCTTCTCCTGCCTCCTCATTGTCATGGGTGTCCTGCGGGTCCCTTGGCACTGTCCCCTGTGGCTGGTGATCGAGGGTTTAATGGATGTGCTCATTGCTGGGGCGTATATCCCGGCCCTGTACTTCTTCTTCCACTTTCTCTCTGCTGCCTATGGCTCTCCTGTGTGCAAGGACAGGGAGGCGCTGTACCAGAGCAAAGGGTACAGTGGCTTCAGCTGCAGTTTCCATGGGGGAGACATAGGAGCAGGGCTTTTTGGGGCCCTGGGCATTGTGGTCTTTGCCCTGGGAGCCATCCTGGCCATACGAGGTTACCGAAAAGTCAGGAAGCTGAAAGAGAAGCCTGTAGAAGTGCTTGAGTTTTAGGTGAAGTTACTCTTCACCACAGTGTCTCACAGGAATCCTTTGCTGTGGAACTTGCCAAAGCTTCAAAAGCACCAAGCCAATGGTGGGTTCAGCTCCCAGTTACATGGAACATTGCTCTCTGAGATAACCAGCTTCGGCTGCTGGAATCCAAACTAACACGAGGAGCTAACCGaaatcatgtatatatatataaaaaaatcaagatactGGAGCCAGGTGCCTTGGTTCATAgatgtaatcccagtacttggagaGCTGGGGCAGGAGGTTTgtgagtttgaagccattctggcTTATGTAATGAGTTTGTATAGGATACACAGTTTGCTAGGATGTATACTAAGATCCTGtctcacaaaacaaaaaggaaaaccagaaaaacaaaaccctgtagAGCCAGGTCCCACAGGGAAAGACATGCACCACAGGAAAGTGGACTTACTGATTAAACAGGGGAGGTAACCAAGAGACTTGGAAGGAGATCACCTTGTGTGTTCGAGGGTAGCTGCCGAGACCGGAGAGGGCTTCTCAAGCCTGAACCTTGTGTTCTCAACGCAGCCCTCTCCAGCAGGTTCTCTCGCCCTGAGCCGTCCTGTCCTCCCCACTGAATAATCCCATCCCTCCACTCCCTTCGTTTTGCAGCCACGGGCAGAGGGCATGGGGCTTCTGAGCACTTGGCTGGCTACCCTGAAATCTTTCCAGTTGGAGGTGGACGTGGGTTGAGGAAAGAGGAATCAGATTAACTCACTTGGGTTGCAAAGAAGCCATTCTGTAAGGCCCTGACAAAGGCCCATGAGAGTTCAATAAGTGTTTTGTACCACTCCCAAATAAATGTACCATTGTAAGAAGAAGTTAACCCTCTATCTGCAGTTCAGGAGCCACCCAGAAGCAAAGAATGCAAAATCTTTCCCAACAGAAGAGTTTCTTTTGGCTAGACAACCTCATGGATCATTGCACAGTGAATTAGGACTTCTAGAACCTTGTGATGTATACTTGATACAAGCTGATATGTTTTTATCcttcaaagaaaatttttaatttggaGGCGATAGTGTTCTCTACAATATGTTTCTATTCTCTTAAATATAGACAATTTATTGCATCTAGGTGACTGCATTTAGGAAAggaaatatacacatgtatacacatgtgctTGTATATGATTAGAAAGTTTCTTAAACACCGTGTAAAAAAGTatcaatgggggctgggaatgtggcttagtggtagagtgcttatttaccatgcatgaagccctgggttcaattcctcagtaccaaattttaaaaaaaaaaaaaaaaaaaagagaaaaagggaaagctggaagcagcactgtggctcaagtgcaaaaagcagctcagagacagttcccaggccctgagttcaagccccagggctggcaaaaattaATAAGATAAAAAGGAACCATTCTGCCTATACTGGTCTCAAACCTCTgttctccaaatctcagcctcctgagtagctagggttatgggtaCCCAACTAAGAAGGGgatttttgatttgttgttttttatgcCTGATCTGACTATacaagtattatttttttatattttagaaaaataaaaaaacgaAAAACTTGATTGGCTCtcctttggttttttggtttattattactattactgagtcatggggcttgaactcaggccctggacgatgttcctaagctcttttgctcaaggctagcaccctaccgctttgagccacagctccacttctggttttctggtgattaattggaaataagaacctcgtagacttttctacccagatcctcagatcttagactcctgagtagctaggattacaggcgttaaCCACTATGTCCATCTGGCTCTCCTTTGTTGTTTTTAGGACATGTATAACGCAGAGGCAGAAGTTGATGTTCAGTTATGCAGAACAATAAATGGTTATCCACAAAAACAGCCTCACCCAGAAAGGTGCTGTTTATAGCATTAAAGATCTCATGTGCTCTTCTGAGCCACTGCTTTCACAAAGCTCTGCTGTCTTTGGACAGACTTGAACCACCCCAGCTTGGAGATTAATTACAACTGGCTCTGGTCACTCCCTTTTCTGCCCCgctggtgtgtggtgtggtgtgatgtgtgtgtgtctgtgtgtgtgtgtgtgtgtgtgtgtttctataccAACAGCATGTTTGGAAATTCCTGAACCTATTTGATATCAGTAATTGGGCCAGGTCTACTACCTGGATAAAACTCATGTCATATCCTTCCACAGACCTTGTGTCCTTGGACTTGGGGATGACACTGTCCCTCAATCATTTTAGCAGTGAGCGATGTTCCTCTTGCCCTTCGGAAGTAAGCAAGAGGTGTTGGGTGTAGCCAACTAGCTAATCTCCCACAAAGCAAGACATCATCTAGTTTATTGATGTGTCTGTTGTGGAGAGAGAGTTGCCAGTACTTACAGAGCC is drawn from Perognathus longimembris pacificus isolate PPM17 chromosome 10, ASM2315922v1, whole genome shotgun sequence and contains these coding sequences:
- the Marveld3 gene encoding MARVEL domain-containing protein 3 isoform X2; translated protein: MEDTSGIREPPARPRERDPDRRPHADRGRHLERPRDRPGDRRRDRDRGRERDPRGDRDPRRGRSRDPRRERPSDAGPRAGEPGAWGTARPSRTRGDPRGPPWPEPWGTPEPPPSEPTSGRYMSSYPRPGREEVEYYQPEAEGILECHKCRYLCTGRACCQMLEVLLNLLILACSSVSYNSTGGYTGITSLGGIYYYQYGGAYSGFHGADGEKAQQLDIQFYQLKLPTITASMAYSGALMAFSCLLIVMGVLRVPWHCPLWLVIEGLMDVLIAGAYIPALYFFFHFLSAAYGSPVCKDREALYQSKGYSGFSCSFHGGDIGAGLFGALGIVVFALGAILAIRGYRKVRKLKEKPVEVLEF